The window CTTCGATCTGTTCGAGGTCGAACTGCGCCATGGTGACGACGCGGCCGCGCGTGAGCTGGACGCCGTCGAAGTTCATTGCGACGGGCTGTTCGTTGCCGAGGTCGTTGGCGAGGTTGCCGACGCCGCGGATCGAAAAGCTGCCGCCGCTCGATGACGAGGGGGTGCGGGTCAGCTGGACGCCGACCACCTGATTGGCGATTTCGGAAAGGTCGCTGGTCGCATAGCGCTGTAGCGCCTCGCTCGACAGCGTGGCGGCCGCGACGGGGACGTCGATTAGCCGTTCCTGCGTCCGGCGCGCGGTGACGATGATCTCGTCGTCGCCTGCGGCACTGCGCTGGGCGGGCGCGGGCTTCGGCTCGCTATCCTGCGCCTGCGCGGCGACGGGACAGAGCGTTGCGATGGCGAGCAGCGAAGCGCCCCAGCCAAGCTTCCATTTCGACGCCCTGTCCATGGCGCCAGACAGATTTGACGGATTCGTCATGAATTGATCCTCCCTCTCCCAGTGCATCTTGCGTGCATCGCCTCCTAAATGGAGGACGTGTTATACAAATAGATGGTTGGATCGATTGTCAAGAGCGGAATCTCGGGAAATTCTGCAATAAATCCACGAAAACTGGGATTATTGAGAAATTATAACGATATGTATTTCGCGCGAAACCTGCGGTCGCGAAGGCCGTGCGGGCGAGGGAGGCGGAGGGAGGGCTTGGGCGGGTGGCCAACCCTCTCCACAGCCGGCTAGCGCTGCTCTTCGGGGATCGACAGGATCAGGCCATCCATGCCGTCGGTCACCTTGACCTGGCATGACAAGCGGCTGTTCTCGCGAACCTCGTTCGCGAGGTCGAGCATCGCTTCCTCAATGTCGGTGCGGGGCCCCGCCGCCTCTATCCAGTCGGCGTCCACATAGATGTGGCAGGTGGCGCAGGCGCACACGCCGCCGCAATCGGCCTCGATGCCGTTGACGCCATTGTTGATCGCGCCCTCCATCAGCGAAAGGCCGGCTTTGACGTCGACGATACGTTCGGAGCCGTCGGGTTCGATATAGGTGATTGTGGCCATGTATGATCCGTTGTTTCTGCTTCGTGACTGTGCGGGCCGGGTGGCGGTCAGGTCCGCCCGCGCCCGCGGTCGCTTCATTGCGCCAGCGGCTCGTTGTGGACCACGACGGCCTCGCCCGAAACGCTGTCGTCCTCGATGATCCGCCGCACTTCTTCGGCGATTTCCTCGGGCTGCAGCAGGCGGATTGATTCGAGGATCGGCTGG is drawn from Sphingopyxis sp. OPL5 and contains these coding sequences:
- a CDS encoding 2Fe-2S iron-sulfur cluster-binding protein; amino-acid sequence: MATITYIEPDGSERIVDVKAGLSLMEGAINNGVNGIEADCGGVCACATCHIYVDADWIEAAGPRTDIEEAMLDLANEVRENSRLSCQVKVTDGMDGLILSIPEEQR